Part of the Cloacibacterium caeni genome is shown below.
AAAGGCTGACGAACAATTAAAAGCTTTCTCTACTGCTAAACAAGCAGAATTAGAAAAACTAGCGACTGCTTTCCAAGCAGATGTTCAGAAATATCAACAAGAAGGAGCTAAATTAACTGCTCAACAAAGAGATGCTAAAGAAGCTGAGTTGGGTAAAACTCAACAAAATCTTCAGCAAATGTCACAGACTGCTCAAAAAGATTTATTAGACAGACAAGACGCTGCTTATGCACCAATCGAAAAAAGATTAAACGATGCTATTACCAGAGCTGCTAAAGCAAACGGTTGGGATTTCATCTTTGATTCTGCAACTAATGGATTAATCTACAAAGCTGGTCCAGATGCTACCGCTGCCGTAAAAAAAGAATTAGGAATCTAATCTATATCCTAAATATTTTAAAACCACCTTACCATAAGGTGGTTTTT
Proteins encoded:
- a CDS encoding OmpH family outer membrane protein, with translation MKKLSVLFAAVMMFMSFGVAKAQKIATVDVAAILNMMPEKIKADEQLKAFSTAKQAELEKLATAFQADVQKYQQEGAKLTAQQRDAKEAELGKTQQNLQQMSQTAQKDLLDRQDAAYAPIEKRLNDAITRAAKANGWDFIFDSATNGLIYKAGPDATAAVKKELGI